The Selenihalanaerobacter shriftii genome includes the window TAATAAAATAACTTTAAAAATTAAAGGAGGAAGAAAGATGCCTTTTGAAGATCAATTGTTAGAACAAATCGGTGATTATGTAGCAGTAATTATCACAGCAGGCGGTGGATGTTGTCGTCACGAAGGAATCCTGTGTTCAGTTATGGCTGACTTTATTACATTAATCAATAATAATGTACGAGTAGAAATTCCTATAGAAAGCATTGCTGCTGTACGTAAATTAGCCGGAGGAGCACCTATTGAAGAAGTTGGTACCTTATCGATTGAAACACCTGTAGGATCTGAAATTAATGAAGAGGTTAATGAAGAAAACACTTCTGAAGATGAAGACACTATCTTTGATTTTGATAACGAACTTGACTTTTAATACCTAATTAAAATTATATTTAAATAATAAAAATCAGATGGTTAACCATCTGATTTTTAGTTGCTCTATAATAAGTATATGTTTCATATTAAATACCAGAGTAATCCAACCCATTCATGTAAAGCGGTTAATGAGTTATCTAAAGACTCTTTATTAGGGAGAAAATCTAATATACTAATATCTCTATCTAAAATATAGTCCGCAGGAGCAGGTTTTAGTTCGGATTTCCAATTCTTTTTAAATGAATACATAGATCGTTTCATATGAGTTGCACTAGTAACAAGTATTATTTTTTCATAATCTAAATCTTTTAATAAAGCCGAAGTATTTACTGCATTTTGCCAAGTGTTTTTGGACTCATTTTCAGTAATAATTTGGTTATCAGCTACTCCCCAATCTTTTAATACTTTTTTCATAGTTTCAGCTACTGAACCACTTTTAGCACCTGGTACAACTCCACCACTAACAACTAACTTTAAACCTGTCTTTTTATGTAACCTCCAACCAGAATATAGCCGTTTTAAGGTTGTCCTACCAATTTGCATACCATTAGGAGTTCCTCTAATGACTCCTCCACCTAATACAACTATTGCACTCTTGAGATCAACTTTAGTTTTCACTTTTGATACTGATAAAGGTGCAAAATTATCCTCTAAT containing:
- a CDS encoding YdcF family protein, giving the protein MMLFVVKMLSKLLLPPGLFLILIGIIFVLYKTNNKKYCFRKSRQKCICNWLIILFLLMYILSSYPGELILVKPLEDNFAPLSVSKVKTKVDLKSAIVVLGGGVIRGTPNGMQIGRTTLKRLYSGWRLHKKTGLKLVVSGGVVPGAKSGSVAETMKKVLKDWGVADNQIITENESKNTWQNAVNTSALLKDLDYEKIILVTSATHMKRSMYSFKKNWKSELKPAPADYILDRDISILDFLPNKESLDNSLTALHEWVGLLWYLI